A single genomic interval of Methanocorpusculum sp. harbors:
- a CDS encoding ATP-binding protein has translation MTKIKWIEIDNFRGISHIRYEPKQINLLIGRNNSGKTTVLEAIYSNLTGRFHEGSRNKERVFRIYDVKFGANRAEIKSDIHNVVLYAIDKELPDSIHAEYVVKCYESLHKIFEKKNVSVDIIRDLTEFIIEQLHSSISIYDDSMFISIDPDNLRYSDKSISAEYLRLIQKMDPMQVQTKDKNRNEYSHLLNRMRYLDDIVPYIQKIINENSLPKINNIVHINDINNMLLSSFEDDVKIIELETIIKERDIVPNLERLTEKGVVYKSSNGELTTLPYCMHGDGFFALLQLLYSIKDAAGGVLLIEEPENHMHPGYLSIFVEQLLEWAKELDIQVFMTTHSYDLIEVLANYSMHDDTESAEEKKMIQISRIVKYQGEHEIYNYTPDKAFEEMVTFKLDLRGT, from the coding sequence ATGACGAAAATAAAGTGGATTGAGATAGATAATTTTCGTGGAATTTCTCATATTCGCTATGAGCCAAAGCAGATTAATCTATTGATTGGGAGGAATAATTCTGGAAAGACTACTGTTTTGGAGGCGATTTACAGTAATCTTACCGGAAGGTTTCACGAAGGTTCAAGGAATAAGGAACGCGTTTTTCGTATATATGATGTGAAATTCGGGGCAAATCGTGCAGAAATAAAGTCAGATATACATAATGTAGTATTATATGCTATCGATAAAGAATTACCAGACTCCATTCACGCAGAGTATGTGGTAAAATGCTATGAATCACTTCATAAAATATTCGAAAAGAAAAATGTATCTGTAGATATAATTAGGGATTTGACTGAATTTATTATTGAACAATTACACTCTTCCATATCAATATATGACGATAGTATGTTTATTTCAATTGATCCAGATAATTTGAGGTACTCAGACAAATCTATTTCTGCAGAGTATCTCAGATTAATTCAAAAAATGGATCCTATGCAGGTTCAAACTAAGGATAAAAATAGAAATGAATATTCTCATTTGCTAAATCGTATGCGATATCTTGATGATATTGTACCTTACATTCAAAAAATAATAAATGAAAACAGTCTTCCAAAAATAAATAATATTGTCCACATAAATGATATTAATAATATGTTACTATCCTCTTTTGAGGATGATGTAAAAATAATTGAACTGGAAACAATCATTAAAGAACGTGATATTGTTCCGAATCTCGAAAGGCTTACAGAGAAAGGAGTCGTATACAAGTCCTCCAATGGTGAACTGACGACTCTGCCATATTGTATGCATGGAGATGGATTTTTTGCACTTCTTCAATTGCTTTATTCAATCAAAGATGCTGCCGGAGGGGTTCTTTTGATAGAGGAACCGGAGAATCATATGCATCCGGGATATCTGAGTATTTTTGTTGAACAGTTGCTTGAATGGGCGAAGGAACTTGATATTCAGGTGTTTATGACGACACACAGTTATGATTTGATTGAGGTCCTGGCAAACTATTCTATGCATGATGATACGGAAAGTGCAGAGGAAAAGAAGATGATTCAGATTTCACGGATTGTGAAATACCAAGGAGAACATGAGATATATAATTATACTCCCGATAAAGCATTTGAGGAGATGGTAACGTTTAAACTTGACCTTCGCGGAACGTGA